Proteins encoded in a region of the Balaenoptera ricei isolate mBalRic1 chromosome 19, mBalRic1.hap2, whole genome shotgun sequence genome:
- the CEBPG gene encoding CCAAT/enhancer-binding protein gamma isoform X1, whose amino-acid sequence MGSTLRGSGTCEDFLADQTIDHLVLISTCSVLTRERAQMSKVSQQNSTPGVNGISVIHTQAHASGLQQVPQLVPAGPGGGGKALPPSKQSKKSLPMDRNSDEYRQRRERNNMAVKKSRLKSKQKAQDTLQRVNQLKEENERLEAKIKLLTKELSVLKDLFLEHAHNLADNVQPSSTENTTSSDNAGQ is encoded by the exons ATGGGCAGTACCCTCAGGGGTTCAG gtACATGTGAAGATTTCTTGGCAGATCAAACCATTGATCACCTTGTCCTCATTTCTACTTGTTCTGTGTTGACAAGGGAGCGTGCCCAAATGAGCAAGGTATCACAGCAGAACAGTACCCCGGGCGTGAATGGAATAAGTGTCATTCATACTCAGGCTCATGCCAGCGGCTTACAGCAGGTTCCTCAGCTGGTGCCCGCCGGCCCTGGGGGCGGAGGCAAAGCTTTGCCTCCAAGCAAGCAGAGCAAAAAGAGTTTGCCCATGGATCGCAACAGTGACGAGTATCGTCAGCGCAGAGAGAGGAACAACATGGCGGTGAAAAAGAGCCGGTTGAAAAGCAAGCAGAAAGCGCAGGATACGCTGCAGAGAGTGAATCAGCTCAAGGAAGAGAATGAACGGTTGGAAGCAAAAATTAAATTGCTGACTAAGGAATTAAGTGTACTGAAAGATTTATTTCTTGAGCATGCACACAACCTCGCAGATAATGTGCAACCCAGTAGCACTGAAAATACGACAAGTTCTGATAATGCAGGACAGTAG
- the CEBPG gene encoding CCAAT/enhancer-binding protein gamma isoform X2, translating to MSKVSQQNSTPGVNGISVIHTQAHASGLQQVPQLVPAGPGGGGKALPPSKQSKKSLPMDRNSDEYRQRRERNNMAVKKSRLKSKQKAQDTLQRVNQLKEENERLEAKIKLLTKELSVLKDLFLEHAHNLADNVQPSSTENTTSSDNAGQ from the coding sequence ATGAGCAAGGTATCACAGCAGAACAGTACCCCGGGCGTGAATGGAATAAGTGTCATTCATACTCAGGCTCATGCCAGCGGCTTACAGCAGGTTCCTCAGCTGGTGCCCGCCGGCCCTGGGGGCGGAGGCAAAGCTTTGCCTCCAAGCAAGCAGAGCAAAAAGAGTTTGCCCATGGATCGCAACAGTGACGAGTATCGTCAGCGCAGAGAGAGGAACAACATGGCGGTGAAAAAGAGCCGGTTGAAAAGCAAGCAGAAAGCGCAGGATACGCTGCAGAGAGTGAATCAGCTCAAGGAAGAGAATGAACGGTTGGAAGCAAAAATTAAATTGCTGACTAAGGAATTAAGTGTACTGAAAGATTTATTTCTTGAGCATGCACACAACCTCGCAGATAATGTGCAACCCAGTAGCACTGAAAATACGACAAGTTCTGATAATGCAGGACAGTAG